The sequence TTGCAAAAGAAACACCAATAATATTTGCTCCCGATAAAAATTTAGGCAAGTATATTATGGAAAAGGTAGCGATAACGAAAACCTACCATTTACAAATGCTTTAGCCGATACGAGTAAAATGCAATTTAAGAAAAGAAAATTTGGTTCAGAGTTAAGGATTCAAGGGAACCTAATGCATCCCTATTATGCTCCAAATTATGGAGAAGTTAAAAAGCCTTATTATGCCATTTTGAATTTTGGCTCTCATTATATTTTTAATAGATATACATTCAACTTAAAAATGGGAATTGAAAATATATTAGATAGTGAGTATACCACTTTTGCAGATAGGAATACGATACCAAGAATGGGAAGAAATGGGTTTACGAATGTCCTTTTTTCTTTTTGAAGCTATTCTTCTATAATCGCTTTGTAATGCATTTTAACTTGCTCTTCTCCGTATTTTCTTTCTAATTGTTTGATGGTAAAATGAGCTTCGGCCATTTTTTGAAAATGATTCATAAAGACTAAGTTAAGTGTGCCAGCACCTATTGCACCAGCAATAGGTATTCCTTCTGCGGCAAATTTTTCTAATGCTGTAATTTTAAAGCGCGTCGTTATTTTTGTTATCAACTGCATTATTGGTGCACTAGTTGCTAATTTATTAATTGCTGTTTTTAATCCGTTTTCTGTTATGTATTTTGAAGAGGCATCTATTGCTGTTCTTAGTCCCATTCGTATAGCATAATAACTCGTTTCTAAACTATCATCTTCTTTTGATGTACCACCTAAAGCAAAAATAGTTAAACATTCTAATTGCGTTTCAGTTGTATGAATGTCTTCCCCTTTGCTACGTGCAATATCTAAAATAGAGCGCATCATCATTTTAGTTGTAAAGAGTAAATCGGCAGAAAAACCAACAAAACCTAAAAACCCCAAGCCTATGCCAGAAGCGGTTACTGATGTTTTATAGATACTACTTTTTGGTTTTTTAAAAGGTTTGTCCTTATGCATGGTTAGCAAATTGGTCTTCATTACTTTCAATAAAACATTTTGAGCTATTTTAGAGACTTTAGATTGAGCTGTTTTGGGTAGGTAATTGATTGTGCTTTCTAGTTTATCGCCTACATAGTTCACTCCGCTCATTATGAGACCTATGTTTTCTAGGTTGCTTTTTGCCTGTCTTAATAGCTTTTGTTCTTCGGGTGTCATATACTATTTTCTTTTATTAAACAGCGAATAATCATTTATCCTCGATTATTAATTTTAAGGACAATCTTTACCTATTGTTGTTATGCTGCAATTTACACTTTTTACGCAATATTTTTCTTGGAATGCAAGTGATAAAAGGTATAAATAATAACAACAGGTATAATGCTTTTAATTTTTGAACAACAACGGCTAGTATATAAATGTAAAAAAAGATGAAATAGGGTAGGAATGGTGATTGTGTTTCCAAATGAACTCATTAAAACTCGGAAGGAAAGCAGAGATAACTCTTTGATGTTCTTGATAAAAAAGCCCTCTAGAGAGTCTAGAGGGCTGATTATTTACAACTATTTATTTCTTAGATTCTTCTATAGAAACTTTTCTAAACTCTTTTAATAGTTTTTCTAATTCTAAAGTTGATTTACGAGCTCTTGGTCCAGCAGCTTTAACTCCATTCTCAATTAATGATTCCGATTCTGATTTGAATGTTTCGAATTCTGCGTTGATTTTTTCGATTAAATCTTTCATGATAGTATTTTTAAATTAGTCCGCAAAAGTAGAAAGTTTAGTTTTAAAATTTAA is a genomic window of Flavobacterium jumunjinense containing:
- a CDS encoding EcsC family protein, with translation MTPEEQKLLRQAKSNLENIGLIMSGVNYVGDKLESTINYLPKTAQSKVSKIAQNVLLKVMKTNLLTMHKDKPFKKPKSSIYKTSVTASGIGLGFLGFVGFSADLLFTTKMMMRSILDIARSKGEDIHTTETQLECLTIFALGGTSKEDDSLETSYYAIRMGLRTAIDASSKYITENGLKTAINKLATSAPIMQLITKITTRFKITALEKFAAEGIPIAGAIGAGTLNLVFMNHFQKMAEAHFTIKQLERKYGEEQVKMHYKAIIEE
- a CDS encoding histone H1, producing the protein MKDLIEKINAEFETFKSESESLIENGVKAAGPRARKSTLELEKLLKEFRKVSIEESKK